In the genome of Pseudomonas sp. HS6, one region contains:
- a CDS encoding NAD(P)-dependent oxidoreductase translates to MKILVTGASGFIGGRFARFALEQGLDVRVNGRRAEGVEHLVRRGAEFVQGDLSDPELVRALCTDVEAVVHCAGAVGLWGRYQDFHQGNVQVTENVVEACLKQRVRRLVHLSSPSIYFDGRDHLGVTEEQVPKRFKHHYAATKYLAEQKVFGAQEFGLETLALRPRFVTGAGDMSIFPRLLKMQRKGRLAIIGNGLNKVDFTSVHNLNEALLSSLLAAGSALGKAYNISNGAPVPLWDVVNYVMRKMEVPQVTKYRSYGLAYSVAALNEGACKLWPGRPEPTLSRLGMQVMNKNFTLDISRARHYLDYDPKVSLWAALDEFCGWWKAQDIR, encoded by the coding sequence ATGAAAATTCTGGTCACCGGCGCAAGCGGCTTCATTGGCGGACGCTTTGCGCGTTTTGCCCTGGAGCAGGGCCTGGACGTGCGGGTCAACGGTCGCCGGGCCGAGGGCGTCGAACATCTGGTGCGTCGCGGCGCCGAGTTCGTTCAGGGCGACCTGAGCGATCCGGAACTGGTGCGTGCGCTCTGCACCGACGTTGAAGCCGTGGTGCATTGCGCCGGCGCCGTCGGGCTGTGGGGACGTTATCAGGACTTTCATCAGGGCAATGTGCAGGTCACCGAAAACGTGGTCGAGGCCTGCCTCAAGCAACGGGTGCGGCGCCTGGTACACCTGTCGTCGCCGTCGATCTATTTTGACGGTCGCGACCACCTCGGCGTGACCGAAGAGCAAGTGCCCAAGCGCTTTAAACACCACTATGCGGCGACCAAGTATCTGGCCGAGCAGAAAGTCTTCGGCGCTCAGGAGTTCGGTCTCGAAACCTTGGCCCTGCGTCCGCGTTTCGTCACCGGTGCCGGGGATATGAGCATTTTCCCGCGCCTGCTGAAGATGCAGCGCAAAGGGCGTCTGGCAATCATCGGCAACGGCCTGAACAAGGTCGACTTCACCAGTGTGCATAACCTCAACGAAGCCTTGCTGAGCAGTCTTCTGGCGGCCGGTTCGGCGCTGGGCAAGGCCTACAACATCAGCAACGGCGCCCCGGTGCCGTTATGGGATGTGGTCAATTACGTGATGCGCAAAATGGAAGTCCCACAGGTCACCAAGTACCGGTCCTACGGACTGGCCTACAGTGTGGCGGCGCTCAACGAAGGCGCGTGCAAACTCTGGCCGGGACGTCCCGAGCCGACCCTGTCGCGTCTGGGCATGCAGGTGATGAACAAAAATTTCACCCTCGACATCAGTCGCGCCCGGCATTATCTGGACTACGATCCGAAAGTCAGTCTCTGGGCGGCCCTCGATGAGTTCTGTGGCTGGTGGAAGGCCCAGGACATTCGTTGA
- a CDS encoding ACT domain-containing protein yields MAGETSLTTLLRSMSPQLNAGEYVFCTLRDGQLPSGLEIVGSFREQEGLTVILQRSHAERAGFSFDYVAAWITLNVHSALEAVGLTAAFATALGKAGISCNVIAGYYHDHLFVGQADAERAMQVLRDLAANAE; encoded by the coding sequence ATGGCTGGCGAAACCTCATTGACCACTCTGCTGCGCAGCATGAGCCCGCAGCTCAATGCCGGCGAATACGTGTTCTGCACCTTGCGCGACGGTCAGTTGCCGAGCGGTCTGGAAATCGTGGGCAGTTTCCGCGAACAGGAAGGCCTGACGGTGATCCTGCAACGCTCCCACGCCGAACGCGCCGGTTTCAGCTTCGACTACGTCGCGGCCTGGATCACCTTGAACGTGCATTCGGCGCTGGAGGCCGTCGGCCTGACCGCCGCATTCGCCACTGCACTGGGCAAGGCCGGTATCAGTTGCAACGTGATTGCCGGCTATTACCACGACCATTTGTTCGTCGGTCAGGCCGACGCCGAACGCGCCATGCAAGTGCTGCGCGATCTCGCAGCCAACGCGGAGTAA
- a CDS encoding bifunctional diguanylate cyclase/phosphodiesterase yields MKLELKNSLSVKLLRVVLLSALIVGVVLSCAQIVFDAYKTRQAVAGDAERILDMFRDPSTQAVYSLDREMGMQVIEGLFQDDAVRQASIGHPNEAMLAQKSRELQHSNSRWLTDLILGQERTFTTQLVGRGPYSEYYGDLSITLDTATYGQGFIVSSVIIFISGVLRALAMGLVLYLVYHWLLTKPLSRIIEHLTEINPDRPSEHKIPQLKGHEKNELGIWINTANQLLESIERNTHLRHEAENSLLRMAQYDFLTGLPNRQQLQQQLDKILVDAGKLQRRVAVLCVGLDDFKGINEQFSYQTGDQLLLALADRLRAHSGRLGALARLGGDQFALVQADIEQPYEAAELAQSILDDLEAAFALDHQEIRLRATIGITLFPEDGDSTEKLLQKAEQTMTLAKTRSRNRYQFYIASVDSEMRRRRELEKDLRDALLRDQFYLVYQPQISYRDHRVVGVEALIRWQHPEHGLVPPDLFIPLAEQNGTIIAIGEWVLDQACKQLREWHDQGFVDLRIAVNLSTVQLHHAELPRVVNNLLQMYRLPPRSLELEVTETGLMEDISTAAQHLLSLRRSGALIAIDDFGTGYSSLSYLKSLPLDKIKIDKSFVQDLLDDDDDATIVRAIIQLGKSLGMQVIAEGVETAEQETYIISEGCHEGQGYHYSKPLPARELSAYLKQAQRSNAAIL; encoded by the coding sequence TTGAAGCTGGAACTCAAGAACAGCTTGTCGGTGAAGTTGCTCCGGGTCGTGCTCCTGTCGGCATTGATCGTCGGCGTGGTCTTGAGCTGCGCGCAGATCGTTTTCGATGCCTATAAAACACGCCAGGCCGTCGCCGGCGATGCCGAACGCATCCTCGACATGTTCCGCGATCCCTCCACCCAGGCGGTCTACAGCCTGGACCGGGAGATGGGCATGCAGGTGATCGAAGGGCTGTTCCAGGACGACGCCGTGCGCCAGGCCTCCATCGGGCATCCCAACGAAGCGATGCTCGCGCAGAAATCCCGTGAGTTGCAGCACTCCAACAGCCGCTGGCTGACCGACCTGATCCTCGGCCAGGAGCGCACGTTCACCACCCAACTGGTGGGTCGCGGCCCCTACAGCGAATATTATGGCGACCTGAGCATCACCCTCGACACCGCCACTTACGGTCAGGGTTTCATCGTCAGTTCGGTGATCATCTTCATTTCCGGCGTGTTGCGCGCTCTAGCCATGGGCCTCGTGCTGTACCTGGTCTACCACTGGCTGCTGACCAAGCCGCTGTCGCGGATCATCGAACACCTCACCGAAATCAACCCCGACCGCCCCAGCGAACACAAGATTCCGCAGCTCAAGGGTCACGAGAAGAACGAACTCGGCATCTGGATCAACACCGCCAACCAGTTGCTTGAATCCATCGAACGCAACACCCATCTGCGCCACGAAGCGGAAAACAGCCTGCTGCGCATGGCCCAGTACGATTTCCTCACCGGCCTGCCGAACCGTCAGCAATTGCAGCAACAGCTGGACAAGATTCTGGTGGACGCCGGCAAGCTGCAGCGCCGGGTCGCGGTGTTGTGCGTCGGGCTGGATGACTTCAAGGGCATCAACGAACAATTCAGCTACCAGACCGGCGACCAATTGCTGTTGGCCCTCGCTGATCGCCTGCGCGCCCATAGCGGCCGCCTCGGTGCCCTCGCCCGTCTCGGTGGCGACCAGTTCGCCCTGGTGCAGGCCGACATCGAACAACCTTACGAAGCGGCGGAACTGGCGCAGAGCATCCTCGATGATCTGGAGGCGGCATTCGCCCTCGACCACCAGGAAATCCGCCTGCGCGCGACCATCGGCATCACCCTGTTCCCGGAGGACGGTGACAGCACCGAGAAGCTGTTGCAGAAAGCCGAGCAGACCATGACATTGGCCAAGACCCGCTCGCGCAACCGCTATCAGTTCTATATCGCCAGCGTCGACAGCGAGATGCGTCGTCGACGCGAGCTGGAAAAAGACCTGCGCGATGCCTTGCTGCGGGATCAGTTCTACCTCGTCTATCAGCCACAGATCAGCTACCGCGATCACCGCGTGGTCGGTGTCGAGGCATTGATCCGCTGGCAACATCCGGAACATGGCCTGGTGCCGCCGGACCTGTTCATTCCGCTGGCGGAACAGAACGGCACGATCATCGCCATCGGCGAGTGGGTGCTGGATCAGGCCTGCAAGCAACTGCGCGAATGGCACGATCAGGGTTTCGTCGACCTGCGGATCGCGGTCAATCTGTCCACCGTGCAACTGCACCACGCCGAGTTGCCGCGAGTGGTCAACAACCTGTTGCAGATGTACCGCCTGCCGCCGCGCAGCCTGGAGCTGGAAGTCACCGAAACCGGCCTGATGGAAGACATCAGCACCGCAGCCCAGCACTTGCTGAGCCTGCGCCGCTCCGGCGCACTGATCGCCATCGACGACTTCGGAACCGGCTATTCCTCGCTGAGTTATCTCAAGAGTCTGCCGCTGGACAAGATCAAGATCGACAAGAGCTTCGTCCAGGACCTGCTGGATGACGACGATGACGCGACCATCGTTCGCGCCATCATTCAACTGGGCAAGAGCCTGGGCATGCAGGTGATCGCCGAAGGCGTGGAAACCGCCGAGCAGGAGACCTACATCATCTCCGAAGGCTGCCACGAAGGTCAGGGCTACCACTACAGCAAGCCGCTGCCGGCGCGAGAGTTGAGCGCCTATCTCAAGCAGGCGCAACGCAGCAACGCGGCGATCCTCTGA
- a CDS encoding superoxide dismutase: MAFELPPLPYAHDALQPHISKETLEFHHDKHHNTYVVNLNNLVPGTEFEGKTLEEIVKTSSGGIFNNAAQVWNHTFYWNCLAPNAGGQPTGALAEAINAAFGSFDKFKEEFSKTSIGTFGSGWGWLVKKADGSLALASTIGAGNPLTSGDTPLLTCDVWEHAYYIDYRNVRPKYVEAFWNLVNWKFVAEQFEGKTFTA; encoded by the coding sequence ATGGCTTTCGAATTGCCGCCGCTGCCTTACGCACACGATGCCCTGCAGCCGCACATTTCCAAGGAAACCCTGGAATTCCACCACGACAAGCACCACAACACCTACGTCGTGAACCTGAACAACCTGGTGCCAGGCACCGAGTTCGAAGGCAAGACCCTGGAAGAAATCGTCAAGACTTCCTCGGGTGGCATCTTCAACAACGCCGCTCAGGTCTGGAACCACACCTTCTACTGGAACTGCCTGGCGCCAAACGCCGGCGGTCAACCAACCGGCGCACTGGCTGAAGCCATCAACGCAGCGTTCGGTTCGTTCGACAAGTTCAAGGAAGAGTTCAGCAAAACCTCGATCGGCACCTTCGGTTCCGGCTGGGGCTGGCTGGTGAAAAAGGCTGACGGTTCCCTGGCCCTGGCCAGCACCATCGGCGCCGGCAACCCGCTGACCAGCGGCGACACCCCGCTGCTGACCTGCGACGTCTGGGAACACGCTTACTACATTGACTACCGCAACGTTCGTCCGAAGTACGTCGAAGCGTTCTGGAACCTGGTCAACTGGAAGTTCGTGGCCGAGCAGTTCGAAGGCAAGACCTTCACCGCTTAA
- a CDS encoding di-heme oxidoredictase family protein: MPSLPLRLSALFLALGLSACDDAPRFTKAEPGEARSGGAATVRKTDQNAFSLPSANLPPSRRVDFSVGNSFFRSPWVIAPSTTTARDGLGPLFNTNACQGCHIKDGRGHPPTPDAINAVSMLVRLSIPDAPQYARLIEQVGVVPEPVYGGQFQDMAVPGVAPEGKVRVDYTPVPVRFKDGTEIELRKPVLQITQLGYGPMHPDTRFSARVAPPMIGLGLLEAIPEEAILANAAAQAKENNGINGRPNRVWDDAQQKTVMGRFGWKAGQPNLNQQNVHAFSGDMGLTTSLRPFDDCTDAQIACKQAPNGNGPDGEPEVSDNILRLVLFYSRNLAVPARRGVNDAQVLAGKNLFFQAGCQSCHTPKYTTAADAAEPELANQVIRPYSDLLLHDMGEGLADNRTEFQASGRDWRTPPLWGIGLTQAVSGHTQFLHDGRARNLLEAVLWHGGEAQAAQQQVLSFNAEQRAALLAFLNSL, from the coding sequence ATGCCCTCGCTGCCTCTTCGCTTGTCCGCACTGTTTCTGGCCCTTGGCCTGAGTGCCTGCGATGACGCCCCGCGTTTCACCAAGGCCGAGCCCGGCGAAGCCCGCTCCGGCGGTGCCGCGACCGTACGCAAGACGGATCAGAACGCGTTTTCCCTGCCCTCGGCGAACCTGCCACCTTCACGTCGGGTGGACTTCAGCGTCGGCAACAGTTTCTTTCGCAGCCCCTGGGTGATCGCCCCGTCGACCACCACCGCTCGCGATGGCCTCGGCCCGTTGTTCAACACCAACGCTTGCCAGGGCTGTCACATCAAGGACGGGCGCGGCCATCCGCCGACGCCGGATGCGATCAACGCCGTATCGATGCTGGTGCGTCTGTCGATTCCCGATGCGCCGCAGTACGCCAGATTGATCGAGCAAGTCGGCGTCGTGCCGGAGCCGGTTTACGGTGGGCAGTTCCAGGACATGGCCGTGCCCGGTGTCGCACCGGAAGGCAAGGTGCGAGTCGATTACACGCCCGTGCCGGTGCGCTTCAAGGACGGCACCGAAATCGAGCTGCGCAAACCGGTCCTGCAGATCACTCAGCTCGGTTACGGCCCGATGCACCCGGATACACGCTTCTCCGCACGCGTTGCGCCACCGATGATCGGTCTGGGCCTGCTCGAAGCCATCCCCGAAGAAGCAATCCTCGCCAACGCTGCCGCGCAAGCCAAAGAAAACAACGGCATCAACGGTCGACCAAACCGGGTCTGGGATGACGCACAGCAAAAGACAGTGATGGGCCGATTTGGCTGGAAAGCCGGCCAACCGAACCTCAATCAACAAAATGTTCACGCGTTTTCTGGTGATATGGGCCTCACCACGAGCCTGAGACCGTTTGATGACTGCACCGACGCGCAAATCGCCTGCAAACAGGCACCGAACGGCAATGGCCCGGACGGCGAACCTGAAGTCAGTGACAACATCCTGCGCCTGGTGCTGTTCTACAGCCGCAACCTCGCTGTTCCCGCACGCCGTGGCGTCAACGACGCACAGGTGCTGGCCGGCAAGAATCTGTTTTTCCAGGCTGGCTGCCAGTCCTGTCACACGCCGAAATACACCACCGCTGCCGACGCGGCCGAACCTGAACTGGCCAATCAAGTGATTCGCCCGTACAGCGATCTGCTGCTGCATGACATGGGCGAAGGCCTGGCCGACAACCGCACCGAATTCCAGGCCAGCGGTCGCGACTGGCGCACCCCGCCGTTGTGGGGCATCGGTCTGACGCAGGCGGTCAGCGGTCACACTCAGTTTCTGCACGACGGCCGCGCCCGCAACCTGCTCGAAGCCGTGCTCTGGCATGGCGGCGAAGCCCAAGCGGCGCAGCAACAGGTTTTGTCTTTCAATGCCGAGCAGCGTGCCGCGCTGCTGGCGTTTTTGAATTCACTTTAA
- a CDS encoding imelysin family protein: MIRMPLATASLLAIAISLAGCGEGKDKAAAPAAPTPAASTAAPSAPAAAGKVDEAAAKAVVAHYTDMVFAVYSDAESTAKTLQTTIDAFLAKPNADTLKAARAAWVAARVPYLQSEVFRFGNTIIDDWEGQVNSWPLDEGLIDYVDKSYEHALGNPGATANIIANTEVQVGEDKVDVKDITPEKLASLNELGGSEANVATGYHAIEFLLWGQDLNGTGPGAGNRPASDYLEGAGATGGHNDRRRAYLKAVTQLLVSDLEEMVGNWKPNVADNYRATLEAEPAESGLRKMLFGMGSLSLGELAGERMKVSLEANSPEDEQDCFSDNTHNSHFYDAKGIRNVYLGEYTRVDGTKMTGASLSSLVAKADPAADTALKADLAATEAKIQVMVDHANKGEHYDQLIAAGNTAGNQIVRDAIASLVKQTGSIETAAGKLGISDLNPDNADHEF, translated from the coding sequence ATGATTCGTATGCCTCTGGCTACCGCCAGTCTGCTGGCCATCGCTATTTCCCTCGCCGGTTGCGGCGAAGGCAAAGACAAGGCCGCCGCTCCGGCAGCGCCGACGCCAGCCGCCAGCACCGCCGCGCCGTCGGCTCCTGCCGCTGCCGGTAAAGTCGACGAAGCCGCTGCCAAGGCTGTGGTCGCGCACTACACCGACATGGTCTTCGCCGTTTACAGCGATGCCGAATCCACCGCGAAAACCCTGCAGACCACTATCGACGCTTTCCTTGCCAAGCCGAACGCCGACACGCTGAAGGCCGCACGTGCAGCCTGGGTTGCCGCGCGCGTGCCTTACCTGCAGAGCGAAGTATTCCGCTTCGGCAACACCATCATCGACGACTGGGAAGGTCAGGTTAACTCCTGGCCTCTGGACGAAGGCCTGATCGACTACGTCGACAAATCCTACGAACACGCACTGGGCAACCCGGGCGCCACCGCCAACATCATCGCCAACACTGAAGTGCAAGTCGGCGAAGACAAGGTCGACGTCAAGGACATCACTCCGGAAAAACTGGCCAGCCTGAACGAGCTGGGCGGTTCCGAAGCCAACGTTGCCACCGGCTACCACGCCATCGAATTCCTGCTCTGGGGCCAGGATCTGAACGGCACCGGCCCTGGCGCCGGCAACCGTCCGGCATCGGACTACCTGGAAGGTGCCGGCGCCACTGGCGGTCACAACGATCGTCGTCGTGCCTACCTGAAAGCCGTGACCCAACTGTTGGTCAGCGACCTGGAAGAAATGGTCGGCAACTGGAAGCCGAACGTGGCCGACAACTACCGCGCCACCCTGGAAGCCGAACCGGCTGAAAGCGGCCTGCGCAAAATGCTGTTCGGCATGGGTAGCCTGTCCCTGGGCGAGCTGGCTGGCGAGCGCATGAAGGTGTCCCTGGAAGCGAACTCCCCGGAAGACGAACAGGACTGCTTCAGCGACAACACCCACAACTCGCACTTCTACGATGCCAAAGGCATTCGTAACGTTTACCTGGGCGAGTACACCCGCGTCGACGGCACCAAAATGACCGGCGCCAGCCTGTCGTCGCTGGTGGCCAAGGCTGACCCGGCTGCCGACACTGCGCTGAAAGCCGATCTGGCCGCTACCGAAGCCAAGATCCAGGTCATGGTCGATCACGCCAACAAGGGTGAGCACTACGACCAGTTGATCGCCGCCGGCAACACCGCTGGCAACCAGATCGTCCGTGACGCCATCGCATCGCTGGTCAAGCAGACCGGTTCGATCGAAACGGCGGCCGGCAAGCTGGGGATCAGCGATCTGAACCCGGACAACGCCGATCACGAGTTCTGA
- a CDS encoding LysE/ArgO family amino acid transporter, with protein sequence MWQSYTNGLLVAFGLIMAIGTQNAFVLAQSLRREHHLPVAALCVACDALLVAAGVFGLATVLAQNPTLLAVARWGGAVFLIWYGSQALRRAFSKQSLQQGENQTVRSLRAVMLSALAVTLLNPHVYLDTVLLIGSLGAQQSVPGAYVVGAASASLLWFFTLAFGAAWLAPWLARPSTWRILDLLVAVMMFTVAGQLIMAS encoded by the coding sequence ATGTGGCAAAGCTATACCAACGGTCTGCTGGTGGCCTTCGGTCTGATCATGGCGATCGGCACCCAGAATGCTTTTGTCCTGGCCCAGAGCCTGCGGCGTGAACATCACCTGCCGGTCGCCGCGCTGTGCGTCGCCTGCGATGCATTACTAGTGGCGGCGGGCGTGTTCGGCCTGGCCACGGTGCTGGCGCAGAACCCCACGCTTTTGGCAGTCGCTCGTTGGGGCGGCGCGGTGTTCCTGATCTGGTACGGCAGCCAGGCGTTGCGCCGGGCGTTCTCGAAACAGAGCCTGCAGCAGGGTGAAAACCAGACCGTGCGTTCATTGCGTGCGGTGATGCTCAGCGCACTGGCGGTGACGCTGCTCAACCCACACGTCTATCTGGACACCGTGCTGCTGATCGGCTCCCTCGGCGCGCAACAGTCGGTGCCCGGTGCTTATGTCGTGGGCGCGGCAAGCGCTTCGCTGTTGTGGTTCTTTACCCTGGCGTTCGGCGCGGCATGGCTCGCACCGTGGCTGGCGCGGCCAAGCACCTGGCGAATTCTCGATCTGTTGGTGGCGGTGATGATGTTTACGGTGGCAGGGCAATTGATAATGGCTTCATGA
- a CDS encoding DUF1513 domain-containing protein has protein sequence MLRRQALTLGSLLLGAVTLGGWTLFKRKDQSPLLLSARDDTDGKHYAVGYRLDGTRVFATEVGQRCHDIINHPTLPIALFVARRPGTESYLIDLRDGALLQTVTSQPNRHFYGHAVIHHSGDYLYATENDTTDPGRGLLGVYKFEGERLVHSGEISTHGLGPHQVSWMPDGETLVVANGGIRTEAESRVDMNLNAMEPSLVLMQRDGTLLSKETLAQSMNSVRHLGIASDGTIVAGQQFMGPSQERSELLAIKRPGQPFVAFPVPEHQLQSMGHYTASVAVHSDLRLVALTAPRGNRFFIWDLDSGEVRLDAPLPDCAGVGAVKDGFVVTSGQGRCRYYDCRQDELLAKPLDLPAGLWDNHLHLMA, from the coding sequence ATGCTGCGACGCCAGGCTCTGACTTTAGGTAGTTTGCTGCTGGGAGCAGTGACACTGGGCGGCTGGACGCTGTTCAAGCGCAAGGATCAGAGCCCGCTGCTGCTGTCGGCGCGGGATGACACCGACGGCAAGCACTACGCCGTCGGTTATCGGCTGGACGGCACGCGAGTGTTCGCCACCGAGGTCGGCCAGCGCTGCCACGACATCATCAATCACCCGACGCTGCCGATCGCGCTGTTCGTCGCCCGGCGTCCGGGCACCGAGAGCTACCTGATCGATTTGCGCGACGGTGCATTGCTGCAGACCGTGACCTCGCAGCCGAACCGGCACTTCTACGGCCACGCGGTGATCCATCACAGCGGCGACTACCTGTACGCCACCGAGAACGACACCACCGATCCAGGCCGCGGCCTGCTCGGGGTGTACAAGTTCGAGGGTGAACGACTGGTGCACAGCGGCGAGATTTCCACCCACGGTCTCGGCCCGCATCAGGTGTCGTGGATGCCCGACGGTGAAACCCTGGTAGTGGCCAACGGCGGGATCCGTACCGAGGCTGAAAGCCGGGTCGACATGAACCTCAACGCCATGGAACCGAGCCTGGTGCTGATGCAACGCGACGGCACCCTGCTGAGCAAGGAAACCCTCGCCCAGTCGATGAACAGCGTGCGTCACCTAGGGATTGCCAGCGACGGCACCATCGTCGCCGGCCAGCAATTCATGGGGCCTTCCCAAGAGCGTTCCGAGTTGCTGGCGATCAAGCGTCCGGGCCAGCCATTCGTGGCGTTCCCGGTGCCGGAGCATCAGTTGCAGTCGATGGGTCATTACACCGCCAGCGTCGCCGTGCACAGTGACCTGCGACTGGTGGCGCTGACCGCACCGCGCGGCAACCGGTTCTTCATCTGGGATCTGGACAGCGGCGAAGTGCGCCTCGACGCCCCTTTGCCTGACTGTGCCGGTGTCGGTGCGGTGAAGGACGGCTTCGTCGTGACCTCGGGGCAAGGACGTTGCCGCTACTACGATTGCCGTCAGGACGAACTGCTGGCCAAACCGCTGGATTTGCCCGCAGGGCTCTGGGACAACCATCTTCATCTGATGGCCTGA
- a CDS encoding imelysin family protein has translation MFRPKLLFTSLAALALGACSPQDPQAVTSAAIAKSVILPTYTRWVEADKQLAVSALAYCQGKENLETARADFLHAQKAWAELQPLLIGPLAEGNRSWQVQFWPDKKNLVGRQVEQLVTAQPQIDAAALAKSSVVVQGLSAYEYILFDAKPDVANDAQKAKYCPLLVAIGERQKLLAEEILSSWNNTDGMLAQMSKFPNQRYADSHEAIADLLRVQVTALDTLKKKLGTPMGRQSKGVPQPFQADAWRSQSSLTAMEASLAAAKTVWEGVDNKGLRGLLPAEQKPLADKIDAAYAASLKLFGSTQRSLTEMLEDDAGRQQLNDIYDSLNVVHRLHEGELAKALGIQLGFNANDGD, from the coding sequence ATGTTCCGTCCCAAGCTGTTGTTCACCAGCCTTGCCGCACTGGCCCTCGGCGCGTGCTCACCGCAAGATCCGCAAGCGGTCACCTCCGCCGCCATCGCCAAATCGGTGATCCTGCCGACCTACACCCGCTGGGTCGAAGCCGACAAGCAACTGGCTGTCAGCGCCCTCGCCTACTGCCAGGGCAAGGAAAACCTGGAAACTGCCCGCGCCGACTTCCTGCATGCGCAAAAAGCCTGGGCCGAGCTGCAACCACTGCTGATCGGCCCGCTGGCCGAGGGAAATCGTTCGTGGCAGGTGCAGTTCTGGCCGGACAAGAAAAACCTGGTCGGCCGTCAGGTCGAGCAACTGGTCACCGCCCAGCCGCAGATCGATGCCGCAGCATTGGCCAAATCCAGCGTCGTGGTCCAGGGCCTGTCGGCCTACGAATACATCCTGTTCGACGCCAAGCCTGACGTGGCCAACGACGCGCAGAAAGCCAAGTATTGCCCGTTGCTGGTGGCCATCGGCGAGCGCCAGAAACTCCTGGCCGAAGAAATTCTCAGCAGCTGGAACAACACCGACGGCATGCTTGCGCAGATGAGCAAGTTCCCGAACCAGCGCTACGCCGACTCCCACGAAGCGATCGCCGATCTGCTGCGTGTGCAGGTCACCGCCCTCGACACCCTGAAGAAGAAGCTCGGCACGCCAATGGGCCGCCAGAGCAAAGGCGTGCCGCAACCGTTCCAGGCCGATGCGTGGCGCAGCCAGTCGTCCCTGACGGCCATGGAAGCCAGCCTGGCCGCCGCCAAGACCGTTTGGGAAGGCGTCGACAACAAAGGCCTGCGCGGCTTGCTGCCAGCCGAGCAGAAACCGTTGGCGGACAAGATCGACGCGGCGTACGCAGCCTCGCTCAAACTGTTCGGCAGCACTCAGCGCTCGCTGACCGAAATGCTCGAAGACGACGCCGGTCGCCAGCAACTCAACGACATCTACGACAGCCTCAACGTCGTCCACCGCCTGCACGAAGGCGAACTGGCCAAGGCGCTGGGCATCCAACTGGGCTTCAACGCCAACGACGGTGACTGA
- a CDS encoding LysR family transcriptional regulator ArgP: MFDYKLLSALAAVVEQAGFERAAQVLGLSQSAISQRIKLLEARVGQPVLVRGTPPSPTEIGRRLLNHVQQVRLLERDLQTLVPALDEEGLPERLRIALNADSLATWWAAAVGDFCAEQHLLLDLIVEDQTVGLKRMRAGEVAACVCASERPVAGARSVLLGAMRYRALASPAFIERHFPDGVRAEQLPRTPALVFGPDDFLQHRYLASLGVDGGFEHHLCPSSEGFIRLTEAGLGWGLVPELQVREQLERGVLRELLPDKPIDVPLYWHHWRNGGQLLGLLTDQLVRSSSQWLVPLD; encoded by the coding sequence ATGTTCGACTACAAATTGCTTTCCGCTCTGGCCGCCGTGGTCGAGCAGGCCGGATTCGAACGGGCGGCGCAGGTGCTGGGCCTTTCACAATCGGCGATTTCCCAGCGGATCAAACTGCTGGAAGCGCGGGTCGGCCAGCCGGTGCTGGTGCGCGGGACACCACCGTCGCCGACGGAAATTGGCCGGCGCCTGCTCAACCACGTGCAGCAGGTGCGTCTGCTCGAACGGGATTTGCAGACGCTGGTGCCGGCGCTGGACGAAGAAGGATTGCCAGAGCGACTGCGCATCGCGCTCAACGCCGACAGCCTCGCCACCTGGTGGGCCGCGGCGGTGGGCGACTTCTGCGCCGAGCAACACCTGTTGCTGGACCTGATCGTCGAAGACCAGACCGTCGGCCTCAAGCGCATGCGCGCCGGTGAAGTGGCGGCCTGCGTCTGCGCCAGTGAAAGGCCGGTGGCGGGCGCCCGCAGCGTATTGCTCGGGGCGATGCGCTATCGGGCGCTGGCCAGCCCGGCCTTCATCGAACGGCATTTCCCCGACGGCGTGCGGGCCGAACAACTGCCGCGCACCCCGGCGCTGGTGTTCGGCCCGGACGACTTTCTGCAGCACCGTTATCTCGCCTCCCTCGGTGTCGATGGCGGTTTCGAACATCATCTGTGTCCGTCGTCCGAAGGGTTTATCCGCCTGACCGAAGCCGGGCTCGGCTGGGGGCTGGTGCCGGAATTGCAGGTGCGCGAGCAACTGGAACGCGGCGTGTTGCGCGAACTGTTGCCAGATAAACCGATCGATGTGCCGTTGTACTGGCATCATTGGCGCAATGGCGGCCAGTTGCTGGGGTTGTTGACCGACCAATTGGTGCGTTCGTCGTCGCAATGGCTGGTGCCGTTGGACTGA